The sequence CAGTAATGTGATTGTATTTGCCAAAGACAACTTGTTTAGGCTTAATAAGATTCAGATACAGTGGCTTGAGGTTTTTGTACAAATACTGTTCTGACCATTTTCTGCCCAGATGAGATTTTTTTAAATAAGTACTATAGTTATTATACACTTCTTTAAGAGCCGTTACTACGGATTGTTTAGAGCAATTAAAGTTGTAGCCTATTTGTTTTTGCAAGTGAGGATAATAGGCAGGTGTACGATGAGGGCTAGCGATTGCGTATACATAATTACTGTTGCATATCGTAGTCTGACCTGTGTTATTGGAAACAATACAAGGAATGCCAAGCGCTAAAGATTCACGCGGTGCTATACTAAAACCTTCACCTTTAGATAAAGACACATAGCAATCAAGCGATGACATAAAGTCTACGTAGCCACTCCAGGGTAGGGGATTGAATGATATGCTAATAGTAGTAGCTTTAAGCTGAGCTATTTTTTGCTGTATTTGTTGTATGTAGGCTGTATCGCCACACCGGCCATGTAACTTAAGCTGTATGTTTTTCTTATTTTTAAACGCTTCTGTAAACGATTCTATAAGTAGCAGTGTATTTTTTCTGTCACAAAAAGTGCCTGCGTTTCCAAAAGTAAATACAGCTCCAGGGCCATTTTTAAGTGGTTTAGCCAGAAAGTCTTCTAAATAAACGCCCAAGGGCACAACAAAAAGTGGTATAGTAACACCTGATTTTTTATATATATCAACTAAAAAAGAGTCTGGGAGCACTGCAGCATCAAAATAGGTATTAAGTATTGCAGGCCAACTTGCCGGCACAGAGGTACTCTCAAACATCGTATACGCTAATTTTATAGTACTTGCAGGCATAAGCTTATAATAAAGCTCCGGGCGTTCAGAATTGCCATTTATTAAAACATCTTCTAAAAGGGATACTGAGCTTGTAAATGAATCTGGAGATTGTTGAATAATAGTTGCTACAGGTAAGGGTACATCATCAAGTAAAGGCTTAAAATAATGAGCGCGCGTATTTTTAAAATTAACAGATACGCTCTCTTTTAAACAATCTATAACACCAATAGATTGGCGACCTATACCATCGCCAAATAAAATAAATCCTACTACAGTCAAATCAAAGTGCGGTTGAGTAAGGGCTTGTGCAGACAAAAAAGACAGTGAAAAAGAGATAAAAAAAACACTCTTAAAGTGCTTTGTAGTCTTTTTTAACACTGCAGTTCCCCTTTTATACAAGTAGGTAAATATAAAATTATCTAAATCACTAAGCTTACTCTAGTAAAGAACGTATAAAAAATAAAGAGCTAAAGATCCAGCGACTGCTGCATTAAGACTTTCTGTGCCGCCTGGCATAGGCAGACTGAGCAGTAAATCACACTGTTTTTGCCATTCTAGAGGTAAACCCTGCGCTTCGTTGCCTACAACTAAAAGTAAATTAGTATGAGCAACTTGTGTAAGTTCTCGTGGTGTGCTGCCTCCGCTGACTACTAATGCACAGAGTTGCAAGTTTCTTTTAGAGCCAACTAATGCATTCCAGGTGCACATAAATAACTTTACTAAGCCTATAGTGCCTGCTGAAGATTGAATAACTTTTGGACTCCAGGGATCGGTACCCTCTACTATTATAACAGATCTAACTGCGCATGCAGCTGCAGTGCGTATAAGCGTTCCCATATTGCCTGGATCGTTTATTTGAGCAAGTACTAGTCCTGATG is a genomic window of Candidatus Dependentiae bacterium containing:
- a CDS encoding glycosyltransferase, with the translated sequence MLKKTTKHFKSVFFISFSLSFLSAQALTQPHFDLTVVGFILFGDGIGRQSIGVIDCLKESVSVNFKNTRAHYFKPLLDDVPLPVATIIQQSPDSFTSSVSLLEDVLINGNSERPELYYKLMPASTIKLAYTMFESTSVPASWPAILNTYFDAAVLPDSFLVDIYKKSGVTIPLFVVPLGVYLEDFLAKPLKNGPGAVFTFGNAGTFCDRKNTLLLIESFTEAFKNKKNIQLKLHGRCGDTAYIQQIQQKIAQLKATTISISFNPLPWSGYVDFMSSLDCYVSLSKGEGFSIAPRESLALGIPCIVSNNTGQTTICNSNYVYAIASPHRTPAYYPHLQKQIGYNFNCSKQSVVTALKEVYNNYSTYLKKSHLGRKWSEQYLYKNLKPLYLNLIKPKQVVFGKYNHITAEYLMTNSKKLYNKYLSIGS
- a CDS encoding RNA methyltransferase produces the protein MRSITSLNNPEIKHIVRLHIAKARKEHNQTFAEGLRTITTLKEAGIHLDRLYITEEQREHAYTLNAHDTILVSPEVMAKISAAVTPSGLLAIFTPPQPRNLAQLTSGLVLAQINDPGNMGTLIRTAAACAVRSVIIVEGTDPWSPKVIQSSAGTIGLVKLFMCTWNALVGSKRNLQLCALVVSGGSTPRELTQVAHTNLLLVVGNEAQGLPLEWQKQCDLLLSLPMPGGTESLNAAVAGSLALYFLYVLY